From one Bacteroides fragilis NCTC 9343 genomic stretch:
- a CDS encoding metallophosphoesterase, with the protein MKIQYMSDLHLEFSDNSRWMKHNELPVTGDVLVLAGDIFYLKNKVAPLSYFWKWAAVNYRQVLIVPGNHEYYNYCDVMDKGLQWNWMFKKNVGYYQNQVVKIDDTDFIMSTLWSQISPSDEYFIWKGMNDFRQIMYNGKLLQTEEFNQMHEFCLDFIKHSLTESTAKHIVVVTHHLPTLEAVAPHHKGSVLNSAFATELSGLIADSRIDAWVYGHSHTNIDAEINGTKVVCNQMGYVFQNEHIANGFAPDKCLVL; encoded by the coding sequence ATGAAGATACAATATATGAGCGACCTGCATTTGGAATTCAGCGATAACAGCAGGTGGATGAAACATAATGAATTACCTGTAACTGGCGATGTTCTGGTTCTTGCCGGAGATATATTCTATTTGAAAAACAAGGTTGCACCTTTGAGCTATTTTTGGAAATGGGCAGCTGTAAATTATCGGCAAGTGCTCATTGTGCCCGGAAACCATGAGTATTACAATTATTGTGATGTGATGGATAAGGGACTACAATGGAATTGGATGTTCAAGAAGAATGTAGGATATTACCAGAATCAAGTAGTAAAGATTGATGATACTGATTTTATCATGAGCACTTTGTGGTCTCAGATTTCTCCTTCTGACGAGTATTTTATATGGAAAGGCATGAACGACTTTCGGCAAATAATGTATAATGGCAAATTACTCCAAACTGAGGAGTTTAATCAGATGCATGAATTCTGCTTGGATTTCATCAAGCATAGTCTAACTGAAAGCACCGCAAAGCACATTGTGGTAGTAACACATCATCTTCCCACATTGGAGGCCGTCGCCCCTCACCATAAAGGTTCAGTGCTGAATAGTGCATTTGCAACTGAACTGAGTGGGCTTATTGCCGACAGTCGCATTGACGCATGGGTTTATGGGCATTCACATACCAACATTGATGCTGAGATAAACGGAACAAAGGTCGTTTGCAATCAGATGGGATATGTTTTCCAAAATGAACATATCGCCAATGGTTTTGCTCCGGACAAGTGCCTTGTCTTGTGA
- a CDS encoding metallophosphoesterase — MNYKFDGSKVFFTSDTHFYHGNIIRFCNRPFKDVEMMNETIISNWNNTVGQYDIVFHLGDFCLGGSAEWTKMLDRLNGKIYLIMGNHDLKNIRQGYIDRFEHVAMQMHIEVGKQRIYLNHYPFLCFDGGYKDVWQLFGHVHTRKNNTGIDAARLQYLYPMQYDVGVDNNNFTPISFEQVKRMIEKQVEQFHKK; from the coding sequence ATGAACTATAAATTTGATGGCAGCAAGGTGTTCTTTACATCTGATACCCATTTTTATCATGGGAATATCATTCGTTTCTGCAACAGGCCGTTTAAGGATGTGGAAATGATGAATGAAACAATCATATCCAATTGGAATAATACTGTCGGACAGTATGATATTGTTTTTCACTTAGGTGATTTCTGTCTTGGCGGTTCGGCTGAATGGACTAAAATGCTTGACAGGCTGAACGGCAAGATATATCTGATTATGGGCAACCACGATTTGAAGAATATACGCCAAGGCTACATTGACAGATTTGAACATGTGGCAATGCAGATGCACATAGAGGTCGGCAAGCAGAGGATATATTTGAACCATTATCCTTTTCTATGTTTTGATGGTGGATATAAAGATGTGTGGCAACTATTCGGGCACGTTCACACAAGGAAGAACAACACCGGTATAGATGCAGCCAGGCTTCAGTATCTCTATCCGATGCAATACGATGTAGGGGTTGATAACAATAACTTTACACCCATATCATTTGAACAGGTAAAAAGGATGATTGAAAAACAAGTAGAGCAATTTCATAAGAAATAA
- a CDS encoding helix-turn-helix transcriptional regulator, with product MANLNCIKAVLAEKGIMSKWLAKTLKKDPATVSKWCNNHSQPDLYTLARIAEVLDVDIHKLICHTKEE from the coding sequence ATGGCGAATTTGAATTGTATAAAGGCTGTTTTAGCTGAAAAGGGGATTATGAGTAAGTGGCTTGCTAAAACTTTGAAGAAAGATCCGGCAACGGTATCAAAGTGGTGCAACAATCATTCACAACCCGATTTATACACATTGGCACGAATAGCAGAAGTTTTGGATGTGGATATACACAAATTAATTTGTCATACAAAAGAAGAATAG
- a CDS encoding helicase-related protein produces the protein MEQPKLINNISERVVDDLKGRLSKGACVSIAAASFSIYAYEALKEELEQVEQLRFIFTSPTFIKDKSKKEKREFFIPKLNRERNLYGTDFEIRLRNQLSQKAIAKECADWIRRKVQFRSNASQEQMGGFMHINNDTQQVYIPFNEFTTTQLGCERGANVYNVVNVLPSPTASAYLDIFNEQWNNDEKFEDVTKRILEYIDTVYQENAPEYIYFIALYNIFNEFLEDISEDVLPNERTGFKTSVIWNKLYNFQRDAALAIINKLEKYNGCILADSVGLGKTFTALAVIKYYENRNKSVLVLCPKKLNDNWQTFRANYKNNPVAADRLRYDILFHSDLSRDRGLSNGLDLEHVNWGNYDLIVIDESHNFRNGGNVDEEDEADFDTLVETDRHKENRYQRLMRCVIRQGVKTKVLMLSATPVNNRFGDLKNQLQLAYEGRVENINEALELDRNIDDIFKSAQTAYNRWAKLEPSERTTERLLSSLQFDFFQMLDAVTIARSRSHIIKYYDTKDIGEFPKRLAPLSRRPRLTDLGDAINFKDIAEQLNALNLSIYTPSLYLFDCARSGYSIDYDGEGLSIDGREKGLRKLMATNLLKRLESSVNSFRLTLNRIHEYIRQTMELIDVYDKKHSGATIDVSSFTDDMDSSEGDTDPFATKKSKISLADMDYVSWRRDLEADFERLDLLLLMLKDITPEHDSKLQMLIEDLKHKFRNPINGGNKKVLIFTAFADTANYLYEQLSTKIKETCGLDTALITGSTDGRCTLPKFPMSFNNVLTYFSPLSKDRSALFPNATGEIDVLIATDCISEGQNLQDCDYLINYDIHWNPVRIIQRFGRIDRIGSRNKQIQLVNYWPDMELDDYIQLKGRVESRMKATILTAAGTGNPLSMGEEADLEYRLGQLKKLQNEVVDIEDMDTGINIMDLGLNEFRLDLLQYVKEHPDIEHAPFGLNAVVAGSELAKPGVMFVLKNRNNAVNIDRKNQLHPFYMVYLADDGEVICDHLHPKQLLDIMRALCKNQNDYDRVLCAAVNRETQDGRRMTKYNTLLQTAIDSIVSIKEETDIESLFSVGETTALHGEIKGLDDFELITFLIIKEK, from the coding sequence ATGGAACAACCTAAGTTGATAAACAACATAAGTGAGCGTGTTGTGGATGACCTCAAGGGACGGTTATCCAAAGGTGCTTGTGTGTCTATTGCTGCGGCTTCATTCTCCATTTATGCCTACGAAGCATTGAAAGAAGAACTGGAGCAGGTGGAGCAATTGCGTTTCATTTTCACGTCTCCTACTTTCATCAAGGACAAATCAAAGAAAGAGAAACGAGAGTTTTTCATCCCTAAACTTAACCGAGAGCGCAATTTGTATGGTACGGACTTTGAAATTCGTCTGCGCAACCAGTTGTCACAGAAAGCCATTGCCAAAGAATGTGCCGACTGGATTCGCAGAAAAGTGCAATTCCGTTCCAATGCTTCGCAAGAACAGATGGGTGGATTTATGCACATCAACAATGACACCCAGCAGGTTTATATTCCATTCAATGAGTTTACCACCACACAGTTGGGATGTGAGCGTGGTGCTAATGTATATAATGTAGTCAATGTATTGCCTTCACCAACAGCAAGTGCCTACTTGGATATTTTCAATGAGCAGTGGAACAATGATGAGAAGTTTGAGGATGTAACGAAGCGTATATTGGAGTACATAGACACTGTATATCAGGAAAATGCTCCAGAATACATCTACTTCATCGCACTTTATAATATTTTCAACGAGTTCTTGGAAGACATCAGCGAAGATGTGTTACCCAATGAGCGCACGGGCTTCAAGACCAGTGTCATTTGGAATAAGCTTTACAACTTTCAACGTGATGCTGCGCTGGCTATCATCAACAAGTTGGAAAAATACAATGGTTGCATCCTTGCCGATTCAGTAGGTCTTGGCAAGACCTTTACGGCATTGGCGGTTATCAAGTATTACGAGAACCGTAATAAGTCGGTGCTTGTACTTTGCCCTAAAAAACTGAATGACAACTGGCAGACTTTCCGTGCCAATTACAAAAACAACCCCGTAGCTGCCGATCGGCTAAGGTATGACATCCTCTTCCACTCCGACCTTTCACGCGACCGTGGTTTGAGTAATGGCCTCGACTTGGAGCATGTGAATTGGGGAAACTATGATTTGATTGTAATTGACGAAAGCCACAACTTCCGCAATGGTGGTAATGTGGACGAAGAGGATGAAGCGGATTTTGATACGCTCGTAGAAACAGACCGCCACAAGGAGAACCGTTATCAGCGATTGATGCGATGTGTCATCCGTCAGGGTGTGAAAACGAAAGTACTCATGCTGTCAGCAACTCCTGTCAACAACCGATTCGGCGATTTGAAGAACCAGTTACAACTGGCATACGAGGGGCGTGTGGAGAATATCAACGAAGCCCTCGAACTAGACCGCAACATTGACGACATATTCAAGTCTGCTCAGACTGCCTATAATCGTTGGGCTAAGTTGGAGCCAAGCGAACGGACTACGGAACGATTGCTGTCAAGTCTTCAGTTTGACTTTTTTCAGATGCTCGATGCCGTGACCATCGCACGTAGTCGTAGTCATATCATCAAGTATTACGACACGAAAGATATTGGCGAGTTTCCTAAGCGGCTTGCCCCTTTGTCTCGTCGTCCGCGTTTGACGGACTTGGGCGATGCCATCAATTTCAAGGATATTGCCGAGCAACTCAATGCTCTAAATCTTTCCATATACACCCCTTCGCTTTATCTCTTCGATTGTGCCCGTAGTGGTTACAGTATCGACTACGATGGTGAAGGTCTGTCTATTGACGGTCGTGAGAAAGGCTTGCGCAAGCTCATGGCCACCAACCTGTTGAAACGTCTAGAAAGTTCGGTCAATTCTTTCCGACTGACGCTTAACCGCATCCATGAGTACATTCGGCAGACAATGGAACTGATAGATGTATACGACAAGAAACATTCCGGTGCAACCATTGATGTATCTTCTTTCACTGATGATATGGACTCATCCGAAGGCGACACCGACCCATTTGCCACCAAGAAGTCGAAGATTTCATTGGCTGACATGGACTATGTGAGTTGGCGACGCGATCTTGAAGCCGATTTTGAACGGTTAGACCTGCTCTTGCTGATGTTGAAGGACATTACGCCCGAACACGACAGTAAGTTGCAGATGCTTATCGAGGATTTGAAACATAAGTTCCGCAACCCGATAAACGGAGGTAACAAGAAAGTGCTTATATTTACGGCATTTGCCGACACAGCCAATTATCTCTATGAGCAGTTATCCACGAAGATAAAGGAAACCTGCGGACTTGATACGGCTCTTATCACCGGCTCTACCGATGGAAGATGCACATTGCCGAAGTTTCCTATGTCGTTCAATAATGTGCTGACTTATTTTTCACCTTTGTCGAAAGACCGTTCAGCCCTCTTTCCCAATGCCACGGGTGAGATTGATGTACTTATAGCTACTGATTGTATCAGCGAAGGCCAAAATTTACAGGATTGCGACTACCTCATCAATTATGACATTCATTGGAATCCCGTACGCATCATCCAGCGTTTCGGGCGTATCGACCGTATCGGTAGCCGGAACAAACAAATCCAGCTTGTCAACTACTGGCCGGATATGGAACTTGACGACTATATTCAGCTCAAAGGACGTGTCGAAAGCCGAATGAAAGCCACCATCCTTACCGCAGCAGGTACTGGCAATCCGCTTTCTATGGGCGAAGAAGCCGATTTGGAATATCGCCTTGGACAATTAAAAAAGTTGCAGAATGAAGTGGTCGACATAGAAGATATGGACACCGGTATCAATATCATGGATTTGGGATTGAACGAGTTTCGGCTTGACCTCCTGCAATATGTCAAGGAACATCCGGATATTGAACATGCACCTTTCGGATTGAATGCGGTGGTAGCCGGTTCCGAATTGGCGAAACCGGGCGTGATGTTTGTGTTGAAGAATCGCAACAATGCCGTTAATATTGACCGTAAGAATCAACTGCATCCTTTCTACATGGTCTATCTGGCAGACGATGGAGAGGTTATTTGCGACCATCTGCACCCTAAACAACTGCTCGACATCATGCGTGCGCTGTGTAAGAACCAAAATGACTATGACCGTGTGCTCTGTGCTGCGGTCAACCGTGAAACGCAAGACGGCCGCCGCATGACCAAGTACAACACGTTGCTCCAAACAGCTATTGACAGCATCGTAAGCATTAAGGAAGAGACAGACATTGAGAGCCTTTTCTCTGTGGGTGAGACAACAGCCTTGCATGGAGAAATTAAAGGTTTGGACGACTTTGAGTTGATAACCTTCTTAATAATTAAAGAGAAATGA
- a CDS encoding abortive infection family protein, whose amino-acid sequence MKLSDIEIGTMVNFLNEGGYVLDFSTADFDAFTYKSIGVPLCETYRLSKGKSLIAYINDTKYEDKIKLLSDLIRYYELSSMKEHDEENRKSRAVAYKKCRSILDKAGGTMVMTATAETLKEAFDSDYISAQIDLMLNLKDGNPTEAIGKAKELIESCCKTILEFEGCTVDKDWEVPRLVDETFKHFHLMPKNISDDVKGAKSIKAILGNLKAIAQGVAELRNLYGSGHGKSSSYKGLESRHASLAIGSSTTLVRFLWDSYERHHNNEVN is encoded by the coding sequence ATGAAATTATCTGATATAGAAATAGGTACTATGGTCAACTTCTTAAATGAAGGTGGTTATGTCCTGGACTTTAGTACAGCTGATTTTGATGCTTTTACCTATAAAAGCATAGGTGTTCCGCTTTGTGAAACATATAGACTTTCAAAGGGCAAATCTCTGATAGCATATATCAATGATACAAAATACGAAGATAAAATAAAGCTACTTAGCGATTTAATCAGATATTACGAACTTTCTTCAATGAAGGAACATGATGAAGAAAATCGTAAAAGCCGTGCGGTTGCTTACAAAAAATGCCGTAGCATACTTGATAAAGCAGGTGGTACAATGGTTATGACCGCTACGGCTGAAACTTTAAAAGAAGCTTTTGACAGCGATTACATATCAGCCCAAATTGATTTAATGCTCAATCTGAAGGACGGAAATCCAACAGAAGCAATTGGTAAGGCTAAAGAACTAATTGAAAGTTGTTGTAAAACAATACTTGAATTTGAAGGCTGTACTGTAGATAAAGATTGGGAAGTTCCACGTCTTGTTGATGAAACTTTCAAACATTTTCATCTGATGCCTAAAAACATCTCTGATGATGTTAAAGGAGCTAAGTCTATAAAGGCTATTCTCGGTAATCTTAAAGCTATTGCACAAGGCGTTGCAGAACTGAGAAATCTGTATGGTAGCGGACATGGCAAGTCCAGTTCATATAAAGGGCTTGAATCTCGTCATGCTAGTTTAGCGATTGGAAGTAGTACAACTCTCGTGCGCTTTTTATGGGATTCGTATGAACGGCATCATAATAATGAGGTTAATTAG
- a CDS encoding DUF4391 domain-containing protein translates to MDNILNYPTSTHVDRLVPKTAFYKHLEINTRLKMRFVEDVERIQWLYKLAPSTMNVDTGKTVHEIVMFLVTLKAEDMPDDVFLAIDRQMPRHVVFVLQYANRGRLLLNYKEWVDANKTRFNILKTFRTEWMPLAKVKLELAGSSLDNIYEAFAGQISGFGTTNAADTKQIMALQDELARKRRAAEALQKRVRNERQFAKQMELNSEARALKREIAKLEEVLKTLENN, encoded by the coding sequence ATGGACAATATACTTAACTACCCCACCTCCACGCACGTGGACAGATTGGTGCCCAAGACAGCCTTTTACAAGCATTTGGAGATTAACACACGCTTGAAGATGCGATTTGTGGAAGATGTGGAACGTATACAATGGCTCTATAAGTTAGCTCCATCCACCATGAATGTGGATACGGGTAAGACGGTGCATGAAATCGTGATGTTCTTGGTGACGCTCAAAGCGGAGGATATGCCCGATGATGTGTTTCTTGCCATCGACCGCCAGATGCCTCGCCATGTGGTGTTTGTGTTGCAATATGCCAACCGTGGCCGATTGTTGCTCAACTACAAGGAATGGGTAGATGCGAACAAAACACGATTCAACATTTTGAAGACTTTCCGCACAGAATGGATGCCATTGGCAAAGGTGAAGTTAGAACTTGCAGGGTCGTCACTGGATAATATCTACGAAGCGTTTGCCGGTCAGATTTCCGGATTTGGTACGACCAATGCCGCTGACACGAAGCAGATTATGGCATTGCAAGATGAATTGGCTCGTAAACGACGGGCAGCGGAAGCCTTGCAGAAGCGTGTACGGAATGAAAGGCAGTTTGCCAAACAGATGGAACTCAACAGTGAAGCCCGTGCCTTGAAGCGTGAGATTGCTAAGTTGGAAGAGGTACTTAAAACATTAGAAAACAATTAA
- a CDS encoding site-specific DNA-methyltransferase — MTDILKHLDLNSADGTQLNLDALYQIAPSAFTEVRDDKTGAISRKVNFEVFRQLLGDHATDGEGEMYQFTWVGKNAARAEAAKPTDKTLRPVVEDSMDWDNTKNIYIEGDNLEVLKLLQRSYMGKVKMIYIDPPYNTGNDFVYHDDFARTAAEEDLEAGSVDELGNRFRKNTDTNGKFHSDWCSMIYSRLLVARSLLTEDGVIFISIDDNEQRNLKNICDEVFGSSNFLAQIVWERAYSPINLMKHFSPSHDYVLCYAKNLDSAVCKGIARSSEADNRYTNPDNDPRGVWKASDLSVGPAVEENIYTITTPSGRNVEPPAGRSWRLSRKAFRERLQDNRIWFGPDGNSVPAMKRFLSELRKTGITPMTIWKYTEVDHSQGATQKLAKLFDGKKVFDYPKPVELIKRIISLYSDSNSIILDFFSGSATTAHAVMEQNALDGGCRQFIMVQLEEDFSESSDGYKMGFKTICDAAKERIRRAGAKIKADSPLTTQNIDTGFRVFRLDESNYEEVSISPNDYQQDQLNLFADNIKQDRTDLDLLFGAMLAWGVTLDLPMTQEEVDGCTIYTVNDGDLVACFTERITDNVVAAMADKTPLRVLFRDSCFAQDDQKINIYEQFKQLMDWTDDEAFKNIKVI; from the coding sequence ATGACTGACATATTAAAACATTTGGATTTGAACTCCGCGGACGGAACGCAACTCAATCTTGATGCGCTCTATCAGATTGCACCTTCTGCATTTACCGAAGTACGTGATGACAAGACGGGTGCAATTTCCCGAAAGGTAAACTTTGAGGTGTTTCGTCAGTTGCTTGGCGACCATGCCACAGATGGCGAGGGCGAAATGTACCAGTTTACATGGGTGGGTAAGAACGCCGCTCGTGCGGAGGCTGCCAAACCTACCGATAAGACATTACGCCCGGTGGTGGAAGATTCCATGGATTGGGACAACACAAAGAATATCTATATCGAGGGCGACAACCTTGAAGTGCTTAAACTTTTACAACGCTCGTACATGGGTAAGGTGAAGATGATTTATATCGACCCGCCTTATAATACGGGCAATGACTTTGTGTATCACGATGACTTTGCCCGTACTGCCGCCGAAGAAGACCTCGAAGCCGGCAGTGTGGACGAACTGGGTAACCGCTTCCGCAAGAACACCGATACAAATGGTAAGTTTCATTCGGACTGGTGCTCGATGATTTATAGTCGTCTGTTGGTCGCACGTTCTCTGCTGACGGAGGATGGGGTTATCTTTATTTCGATTGATGACAATGAGCAGAGAAACCTTAAAAATATTTGTGACGAAGTATTTGGCAGTAGCAATTTCTTGGCGCAAATCGTATGGGAGCGAGCTTATTCTCCAATTAATTTAATGAAACATTTCTCCCCTTCACATGATTACGTGTTATGTTATGCTAAAAATCTAGATTCTGCTGTATGTAAAGGTATAGCAAGAAGTTCAGAAGCTGATAATCGCTATACTAATCCAGACAATGATCCTCGAGGTGTTTGGAAAGCAAGTGATTTGTCTGTGGGACCAGCCGTAGAAGAAAATATATATACTATTACAACGCCCTCCGGGCGTAATGTAGAGCCTCCAGCTGGGCGCAGCTGGAGGCTCTCACGAAAAGCTTTTCGTGAGAGACTCCAAGATAATAGAATTTGGTTTGGACCTGATGGAAATAGCGTTCCTGCAATGAAACGTTTTCTATCTGAACTCAGAAAAACGGGTATTACACCTATGACAATCTGGAAGTACACCGAAGTAGATCATTCACAAGGTGCTACTCAAAAGTTAGCCAAATTATTTGACGGGAAAAAAGTTTTTGATTATCCTAAACCTGTAGAATTGATAAAAAGAATAATCTCTCTATATTCAGATAGTAATAGTATTATTCTTGATTTCTTCTCTGGCTCTGCAACAACTGCACATGCCGTAATGGAACAGAATGCTCTTGATGGAGGGTGCAGACAATTTATAATGGTGCAACTTGAAGAAGATTTTTCAGAATCAAGTGATGGTTATAAAATGGGATTCAAAACTATTTGTGACGCAGCCAAAGAGCGTATCCGTCGTGCCGGTGCAAAAATCAAAGCTGATTCTCCGCTTACTACACAAAATATCGATACCGGCTTCCGTGTGTTCAGATTGGATGAAAGCAACTACGAAGAAGTATCTATCTCTCCCAATGATTACCAGCAAGACCAGCTCAATTTGTTTGCAGATAACATCAAGCAAGACCGCACCGACCTTGATTTGCTCTTTGGGGCTATGCTTGCCTGGGGCGTAACACTCGACCTGCCAATGACGCAAGAAGAGGTGGACGGCTGCACCATCTATACTGTGAACGATGGTGACTTAGTGGCTTGCTTTACCGAGAGAATCACCGACAATGTGGTGGCGGCGATGGCCGACAAAACTCCGCTGCGTGTGCTCTTCCGTGACTCCTGCTTTGCCCAAGATGACCAAAAGATAAACATCTACGAGCAATTTAAGCAACTGATGGACTGGACCGATGATGAAGCCTTCAAGAATATCAAGGTTATCTAA
- a CDS encoding virulence RhuM family protein has protein sequence MEENNKILIYTDSEGLTKIDVILEDETLWLTQAQMCELYQTSKSNVSEHIKHIFEEGELQEDSVVRKFRTTASDGKSYMTAYYNLDMIIALGYRIRSIIATRFRQWATQRLKEYMIKGFALDDERLKQLGGGGYWKELLERIRDIRATEKVLYRQVLEIYATSIDYDPRASVSQEFFKKVQNKIHYAIHGHTAAELIVERADAEKDFMGLLTFKGNQPTLSEARTAKNYLDEKELRAMGQLVSGYLDFAERQAEREQPMTMNDWANYLDRILTMSGEQLLLDSGKVSHTEAMEHATNEYRKYKQRTISDVEQDYLDSIKRIGNIGKKGDKNEN, from the coding sequence ATGGAAGAGAACAACAAAATACTCATCTATACGGATAGCGAAGGCTTGACCAAAATAGATGTAATATTAGAAGACGAGACCTTGTGGCTTACGCAAGCGCAAATGTGCGAGCTGTATCAAACCAGTAAGTCGAACGTAAGCGAGCATATCAAGCACATATTTGAAGAGGGTGAATTACAGGAAGATTCAGTTGTTCGGAAATTCCGAACAACTGCCTCCGACGGTAAATCATATATGACTGCATACTACAATCTGGATATGATTATCGCCCTTGGTTATCGCATACGTTCTATCATAGCAACCCGTTTTCGTCAATGGGCTACGCAGCGGTTGAAAGAATATATGATTAAAGGTTTCGCTCTTGACGATGAACGACTGAAACAACTTGGAGGCGGTGGCTATTGGAAAGAGCTGTTGGAGCGCATCCGGGACATCCGTGCCACAGAAAAGGTGCTGTACCGCCAAGTGTTGGAAATATATGCCACAAGTATCGACTATGACCCAAGAGCTTCTGTTTCGCAAGAGTTTTTCAAGAAAGTGCAGAACAAGATACACTATGCCATACACGGCCATACGGCAGCCGAACTGATTGTGGAACGTGCCGATGCCGAAAAGGATTTTATGGGATTGCTTACATTCAAAGGGAATCAGCCTACTCTGTCAGAAGCTCGCACAGCCAAGAATTATTTGGATGAGAAGGAACTTCGTGCTATGGGGCAGTTGGTATCTGGATATTTGGACTTTGCAGAGCGTCAGGCAGAACGAGAGCAACCAATGACAATGAACGATTGGGCTAACTATTTGGATAGGATTCTTACCATGTCGGGAGAACAATTGCTATTAGATTCCGGCAAGGTGTCGCACACGGAAGCTATGGAACATGCTACCAATGAATATCGCAAATACAAACAACGCACTATCAGTGATGTGGAACAAGATTATCTGGACTCCATCAAGCGAATTGGCAATATAGGTAAAAAAGGAGACAAAAATGAAAATTAA